In Brevibacterium zhoupengii, the following are encoded in one genomic region:
- a CDS encoding peptidoglycan D,D-transpeptidase FtsI family protein — protein MKRPLTHISIVGFVMFALLFGSTSWVQFVTADSLNNNALNNRKVLDQLARDRGPILVDGKPIAYSEPVDDKYKFQRKYGAEGLNPRAYASMTGYYSIVSGASGMERASGDYLSGDSDALFYDKVGSLFTGEQPRGAAVELTIDPKVQQAAWDGLGNQNGAAVALDPKTGKILAMASTPGWDPNPIASHDSETAQSAFEELNNAEGKPAYNRAIGGNLYPPGSTFKVLVAAAALESGDYKPDSTLNGPAELDLPQTTSTIGNSHPGACRNGGQPTLADSLAESCNTSFASLGMDLGEDAIKEQAEKFGFGQDMEIPLKVSPSTFPDNLNPPQLAQSSLGQYEVRSTPMQMAMMTAGIANGGKMMKPQLVDRVLNANTLEPIKEMRPAQKSRPVSGKTADQLTTMMEGVVEDGTASVAKMDGTKVAAKTGTAQHGPGAAPHAWFISFAPADDPKIAVAVVVENGGNAGNEAYGATVAGPIAKNMMEAVVEK, from the coding sequence ATGAAGAGACCACTGACACACATCAGCATCGTCGGGTTCGTCATGTTCGCGCTCCTGTTCGGTTCCACGAGCTGGGTGCAGTTCGTCACCGCCGACTCGCTGAACAACAATGCGCTGAATAACCGCAAGGTCCTCGATCAGCTGGCCCGCGACCGGGGTCCGATCCTCGTCGACGGCAAGCCGATCGCCTACTCCGAACCGGTCGATGACAAGTACAAGTTCCAGCGCAAGTACGGCGCGGAGGGCCTCAATCCCCGCGCGTACGCCTCAATGACCGGGTACTACTCCATCGTCTCGGGAGCCTCGGGCATGGAACGCGCGTCGGGGGACTACCTCTCCGGCGATTCCGACGCCCTGTTCTACGACAAGGTCGGCAGCCTGTTCACCGGCGAGCAGCCGCGCGGAGCGGCCGTGGAGCTCACGATCGACCCAAAGGTGCAGCAGGCCGCGTGGGACGGTCTGGGCAACCAGAATGGTGCCGCCGTGGCATTGGACCCGAAGACCGGCAAGATCCTCGCCATGGCCTCGACGCCGGGCTGGGATCCCAACCCTATTGCCAGCCATGACTCGGAGACGGCGCAGTCCGCCTTCGAAGAGCTCAACAACGCTGAGGGCAAGCCTGCCTACAACCGCGCCATCGGCGGCAACCTGTACCCACCGGGCTCGACTTTCAAGGTCCTCGTGGCCGCGGCCGCACTGGAATCAGGCGACTACAAGCCGGATTCGACCCTGAACGGTCCGGCAGAACTCGACCTGCCCCAGACCACCTCCACCATCGGCAACTCCCATCCAGGAGCCTGCCGCAACGGAGGGCAGCCGACGCTGGCCGATTCCCTCGCCGAATCCTGCAACACCTCCTTCGCCTCACTCGGCATGGATCTGGGCGAGGACGCGATCAAGGAGCAGGCGGAGAAGTTCGGCTTCGGCCAGGACATGGAGATTCCGCTCAAGGTCAGCCCCTCCACGTTCCCCGACAACCTCAATCCGCCCCAGCTGGCGCAGTCCTCGCTGGGTCAGTACGAGGTCAGGTCCACGCCGATGCAGATGGCGATGATGACCGCGGGGATCGCCAACGGCGGCAAGATGATGAAGCCTCAGCTTGTCGACCGGGTGCTCAACGCGAACACCCTCGAACCCATCAAGGAGATGCGTCCGGCGCAGAAGTCTCGGCCTGTCTCAGGCAAGACCGCCGATCAGCTGACCACCATGATGGAAGGCGTTGTCGAGGACGGAACCGCCTCGGTGGCCAAGATGGACGGAACGAAGGTCGCGGCGAAGACCGGTACCGCACAGCACGGACCCGGTGCGGCCCCGCACGCCTGGTTCATCTCATTCGCCCCAGCCGATGATCCGAAGATCGCAGTGGCGGTCGTCGTGGAGAACGGCGGAAACGCGGGCAACGAAGCTTATGGAGCGACGGTCGCAGGACCGATCGCCAAGAACATGATGGAAGCGGTGGTCGAAAAATGA
- a CDS encoding FtsW/RodA/SpoVE family cell cycle protein, whose amino-acid sequence MSENPNQGARPRPYRFAELGLLILAIAVSTSAYALVGLGTEDTIPSNVYQYAAWLAALGLIIHVVVWWKAKYADPVLVPIAVLLNGLGLAMIYRVDLGRDEYQNSGVTQLIWMTLGVALAVGIIIFLGDHRWLRRYTFVSGFAALIFLLLPLIPGLGKTVNGARIWIGIGPMSFQPGEIAKILLAIFFAGYLVSYRDQLVLAGPKILGIRFPRLRDFGPIVIAWVASVGILVFERDLGTSLLFFGLFVAMLYVATSKVSWIILGLGFFAAGAVAATFLFDHVGQRVDGWLNALTAEEYNKTPGGSYQLVQGLFGMSNGGLTGTGLGEGRPNMVPYAESDFIYASLGEELGMAGLFVILLCYLFIFQRGIKTAQQLRDGFGTLLATGLSFTIALQVFVVVGGVTRLIPLTGLTTPFLAQGGSSLIANWMIIALLLRISDNARRPVEEFHTGVLKITEDPDEPTASARGAGNRNDTKRVEGAREHAAGNLATDRTTSDDAPTTNLGAADLKTTGSDEDPTTNLGTTGGER is encoded by the coding sequence ATGTCCGAGAACCCCAACCAGGGCGCACGGCCACGGCCTTATCGCTTTGCTGAACTCGGCCTCCTCATCCTCGCGATCGCGGTCTCCACGAGCGCCTATGCACTTGTAGGGCTCGGCACCGAGGACACGATTCCCTCCAACGTCTATCAGTACGCGGCGTGGTTGGCCGCGCTGGGCCTCATCATCCACGTCGTCGTGTGGTGGAAGGCCAAGTACGCCGACCCCGTCCTCGTCCCGATCGCCGTCCTGCTCAACGGCTTGGGCCTGGCCATGATCTACCGCGTCGACCTGGGCCGGGATGAATATCAGAACAGCGGAGTCACTCAGCTGATCTGGATGACCTTGGGTGTCGCCCTGGCCGTCGGCATCATCATCTTCTTAGGTGACCACCGGTGGCTGCGCCGCTACACCTTCGTCTCGGGCTTCGCTGCGCTGATCTTCCTCCTGCTCCCGCTGATTCCCGGCCTGGGCAAGACGGTCAACGGCGCACGCATCTGGATCGGCATCGGCCCGATGTCATTCCAGCCCGGTGAGATCGCGAAGATCCTGCTGGCCATCTTCTTCGCCGGCTACCTCGTGTCCTACCGTGACCAGCTGGTTTTGGCCGGTCCGAAGATCCTCGGCATCCGCTTCCCGCGCCTGCGAGACTTCGGCCCCATCGTCATCGCCTGGGTCGCCAGCGTCGGCATCCTCGTCTTCGAAAGAGACCTGGGAACCTCGCTGCTGTTCTTCGGCCTGTTCGTGGCCATGCTCTATGTGGCGACAAGCAAGGTCTCCTGGATCATCCTCGGACTCGGCTTCTTCGCCGCCGGCGCAGTCGCCGCGACCTTCCTCTTCGACCACGTCGGGCAGCGCGTCGACGGGTGGCTCAATGCCCTGACCGCTGAGGAGTACAACAAGACTCCTGGCGGGTCATATCAGTTGGTCCAAGGCCTGTTCGGGATGTCCAACGGCGGTCTGACCGGCACCGGCCTCGGCGAGGGTCGACCCAATATGGTCCCCTATGCGGAATCCGACTTCATCTACGCCAGCCTCGGCGAAGAGTTGGGCATGGCCGGACTCTTCGTCATCCTGCTCTGCTACCTCTTCATCTTCCAGCGCGGCATCAAGACCGCCCAGCAGCTGCGCGACGGCTTCGGCACCCTGTTGGCCACGGGCTTGAGCTTCACGATCGCCCTGCAGGTCTTCGTCGTCGTCGGCGGCGTCACCCGCCTCATCCCGCTCACGGGTCTGACCACGCCGTTCCTTGCCCAAGGCGGGTCGTCTCTGATCGCGAACTGGATGATCATCGCCCTGCTCCTGCGCATCTCCGACAATGCCAGACGCCCAGTGGAGGAATTCCACACCGGCGTCCTCAAGATCACGGAGGATCCCGACGAACCCACCGCCTCGGCGCGGGGAGCCGGGAACCGCAACGACACGAAACGTGTCGAGGGGGCGCGCGAACACGCGGCGGGCAACCTCGCGACCGACCGGACCACCAGTGACGACGCACCGACGACCAACCTCGGCGCCGCCGATCTTAAGACAACCGGGTCCGATGAGGACCCGACGACGAATCTGGGCACAACCGGAGGTGAACGATGA